One region of gamma proteobacterium HIMB55 genomic DNA includes:
- a CDS encoding ADP-ribose pyrophosphatase (PFAM: NUDIX domain), whose protein sequence is MDRPVGSYHYDTVLRDHARAQLNRFTRIVQPLGDLRAAAVAVVITADNDEGSVLLTRRASSLRAHSGQWALPGGRLDLGESAEEAALRELTEEVNLELPKTSVLGLLDDYNTRSGYRITPVVVWADRDAQGLSPNPSEVASIHTAPFSELAKKGLAHFQPNKSEGTEILSVRLSLDQIFAPTAAVLYQFREVVLMGKDTRVSHYDQPPFAWR, encoded by the coding sequence TTGGATCGTCCTGTAGGCTCCTACCACTACGACACCGTTTTACGTGATCACGCTCGAGCGCAGCTGAACCGTTTTACAAGAATTGTCCAACCGCTTGGAGACTTGCGTGCTGCAGCCGTAGCGGTAGTGATAACCGCTGATAATGATGAAGGTTCGGTGCTCCTAACTCGCCGCGCGAGCTCACTTCGCGCTCACAGCGGACAATGGGCATTGCCCGGCGGCCGATTAGACTTGGGTGAAAGCGCTGAGGAAGCGGCGCTGCGAGAACTTACCGAGGAGGTAAACCTCGAACTCCCTAAAACGTCGGTGCTGGGTTTGCTGGACGATTACAACACGCGCTCGGGGTACCGAATTACACCGGTTGTGGTTTGGGCTGACCGCGATGCGCAAGGGCTATCTCCCAACCCGAGCGAAGTTGCTTCAATACATACAGCACCCTTCTCAGAATTGGCAAAGAAAGGTCTTGCTCACTTCCAACCCAACAAAAGTGAAGGCACAGAAATCCTCTCAGTTCGTCTTAGTTTAGATCAAATCTTTGCGCCAACGGCTGCCGTACTCTATCAGTTTCGTGAAGTCGTGCTGATGGGAAAAGACACACGCGTTTCTCACTACGACCAACCGCCCTTTGCGTGGCGTTAA
- a CDS encoding aspartyl/asparaginyl beta-hydroxylase-like dioxygenase (PFAM: Aspartyl/Asparaginyl beta-hydroxylase), producing MSHDPSLMTDPQQCLGEAIVTLRDNQPEIARDLAQRAVELGLDDTTVWGVVALANRDLADYENAHLAADRAIARDPRNARAYIVKADAFYAQSNMKAAAAFYRQALMINPLHPDMVQEIRVEFLRAQTRVQELQQAFADHMTREVQPLLDEPESTSRMQEAVDLLLGKRKQYYPQPRHIMYPGLPIHELYPRDPFPWLEALEAKTEAIQAELQNLISGGSEFNAYLESNTERPAFDSHGMADNDDWGALYLWRNGEPVPENQALCPVTTEAMNALPLVFSGQRCPNILFSRLRPGAKIPPHNGMVNTRLIGHLPLIIPEDCGFRVGNSTRTWNVGEAFLFDDTIEHEAWNNSSEDRFVLIFEVWRPELTKAEQRLSTRMLTAVDSY from the coding sequence ATGAGCCACGATCCATCATTAATGACTGACCCTCAGCAATGTCTTGGGGAGGCGATTGTTACCTTACGGGACAATCAGCCAGAAATTGCTCGTGATCTTGCACAGAGAGCCGTTGAGCTTGGGCTAGACGACACAACCGTGTGGGGTGTTGTTGCGCTCGCTAATCGCGATCTGGCCGACTACGAGAATGCGCACCTTGCGGCAGACCGCGCGATCGCTCGCGACCCTCGAAATGCTCGAGCGTACATCGTTAAAGCGGATGCTTTTTATGCACAAAGTAATATGAAAGCAGCAGCAGCCTTTTATCGACAGGCACTCATGATCAACCCTCTGCATCCCGATATGGTGCAAGAGATTCGTGTCGAGTTTTTGCGCGCTCAAACACGCGTTCAAGAGCTGCAACAAGCGTTTGCCGACCATATGACGCGAGAGGTTCAGCCACTGCTAGACGAGCCGGAGAGCACATCACGCATGCAGGAGGCGGTAGACCTCTTACTCGGCAAACGCAAACAATATTACCCGCAGCCGCGTCATATCATGTATCCCGGGCTGCCCATCCACGAGCTTTATCCGCGGGATCCCTTTCCTTGGCTAGAAGCACTTGAGGCAAAAACCGAAGCTATCCAAGCAGAGCTGCAGAATTTGATCAGTGGTGGCAGCGAATTTAACGCTTACCTTGAGAGCAACACCGAGCGACCTGCGTTCGACTCTCACGGGATGGCTGACAATGATGACTGGGGAGCGCTTTACCTTTGGCGAAATGGCGAGCCGGTGCCTGAAAATCAAGCGCTCTGCCCTGTCACAACAGAAGCCATGAATGCACTGCCCCTCGTCTTTTCTGGTCAGCGATGCCCAAATATTTTGTTTTCACGACTTCGACCTGGCGCAAAGATCCCACCGCACAACGGCATGGTCAATACGCGCTTAATCGGCCACCTGCCACTCATTATTCCCGAGGATTGCGGCTTTAGAGTTGGAAACAGCACCCGCACCTGGAATGTTGGCGAGGCTTTCTTATTCGATGACACGATTGAGCATGAAGCATGGAACAACTCCAGCGAAGATCGTTTTGTTCTTATCTTCGAGGTTTGGCGTCCTGAGCTCACCAAAGCAGAGCAGAGGCTCTCGACGCGCATGCTCACTGCAGTGGATAGCTACTGA
- a CDS encoding outer membrane cobalamin receptor protein (PFAM: TonB-dependent Receptor Plug Domain; TonB dependent receptor): protein MKSFKTRYLSSAVAAAVASTLPTLVSAQDESADLEEVVVTGTRLTKSNVTSSVPLVQIGAEEINSRGVARVEDVVNILPNVFVAQTAEVANGASGTSTLNLRGLGSQRTLVLIDGKRLPFGSPFSSSANVDMVPARMVERVDVVTAGASAVYGSDAVAGVVNFITKKDFEGFEFDYQYSTNYNANDNGYMEQKLADADFFDPGSNTAGEASLMSVLMGVNSEDGRGNITLFGTYEDMESMIGRDRDTGACTLFGSSNPFCGGSSNFRRFNGTIGNGVAGTVFQELDGTIVPIDFSRSDVFYNYGAVNHYQRPVERWNLGASGHYEITDDVEAYFDTTYMNNKTAAQIAESASFNRPFQTNCDNPLLAGGAGPNGDGIRLGDITGTFDANGDFISCLDWMAAGNESVDVQFINSHRNVEGGPRVSTYENSSWRAIFGLRGDINENFAFDVFGQFSATEGTRISQNDLNFNRVQQALYITGTFDNPVCRDTSGGCVPWNIFTRNADGSTAVTDEAAAFISGVGIVTGETEQTVFGGTIEGDLTSMGIKSPMADSGLTGLVGFEYREDMLARLSDDISKISGGRGLTGTGGATLPIAGEIEVEEVFMELSLPLITGAPMAQELGLTAGYRYSDYTTNGNGVSNSFDADTYFAGISWAPNDEVRFRINQAVAIRAPNVFDLYVGINTGLVELAPVNGDGDPCSGPTPTASQQACANTGLSASQYGSVDPSAAGQFNLITGGNPNLVAEESETTTFGVVITPSMIENLSIAIDYFDIEVTDAIGSVPAQTSLDRCLETGDPAFCANVRRDTAGTLHLLNEAPDGGLAGISTQNVNVATFATEGVDVNITYSYDLSDMGTINFDYAATFLDTNYSIAIPGDNKVECAGAYAGPCGLPAPEYNHRFLATWVTPYDVVVSATWRHIGETDLYGLDDPQGYLEDAMEERNYLDLAATYDVNENVSLRFGANNVLGDDAPVTTSSGTGTGNNNTYPGLFDVSTYLFAGVTVKF, encoded by the coding sequence ATGAAATCTTTTAAAACACGCTACCTCAGTTCTGCGGTAGCTGCGGCAGTAGCTTCAACTCTGCCCACACTCGTGTCTGCCCAAGACGAATCAGCTGACCTCGAAGAGGTTGTTGTTACGGGTACTCGTTTGACCAAGTCAAACGTTACTTCATCTGTACCACTCGTACAGATCGGTGCAGAAGAAATTAACAGCCGTGGTGTTGCTCGTGTCGAAGACGTGGTCAACATTCTGCCAAACGTATTCGTTGCACAGACAGCGGAAGTGGCAAACGGCGCTAGCGGTACGTCAACGCTTAACCTTCGTGGTTTGGGTTCACAGCGTACGCTGGTATTGATCGATGGAAAGCGTCTGCCTTTCGGTAGCCCATTCTCATCATCAGCTAACGTGGACATGGTTCCTGCTCGCATGGTTGAGCGTGTCGATGTCGTAACTGCGGGTGCATCTGCGGTATACGGTTCTGACGCGGTTGCCGGTGTTGTTAACTTCATTACCAAGAAAGATTTCGAAGGTTTTGAGTTCGACTACCAATACAGCACGAACTACAACGCGAACGACAACGGCTACATGGAGCAGAAGCTCGCAGACGCTGACTTCTTCGACCCAGGTTCAAACACTGCGGGTGAAGCAAGCCTCATGTCTGTTTTGATGGGCGTTAACAGTGAAGACGGCCGTGGCAACATCACGCTTTTCGGTACGTACGAAGACATGGAGTCAATGATCGGTCGTGACCGTGACACTGGCGCATGTACTTTGTTCGGTTCGTCAAACCCCTTCTGTGGTGGTTCTTCAAACTTCCGTCGTTTCAACGGAACTATCGGTAACGGCGTAGCTGGTACTGTATTCCAGGAGCTCGATGGCACAATCGTACCAATCGACTTCAGCCGAAGTGACGTGTTCTACAACTACGGTGCGGTAAACCACTACCAGCGTCCAGTTGAGCGTTGGAACCTCGGTGCAAGTGGTCACTATGAGATCACTGACGATGTAGAAGCGTACTTCGATACAACCTACATGAACAACAAGACTGCTGCTCAGATTGCTGAATCAGCATCGTTCAACCGTCCTTTCCAGACTAACTGTGACAACCCATTGCTTGCGGGCGGTGCGGGTCCAAACGGTGACGGTATTCGTCTAGGTGACATCACTGGTACATTCGATGCAAACGGCGACTTCATCAGCTGTCTTGATTGGATGGCAGCCGGTAACGAGTCTGTTGATGTTCAGTTCATCAACTCGCACCGTAACGTTGAGGGTGGTCCTCGTGTAAGTACTTACGAGAACAGCTCATGGCGTGCAATCTTCGGTTTGCGTGGTGACATCAACGAGAACTTTGCGTTCGACGTATTCGGCCAGTTCTCTGCGACTGAAGGTACTCGTATCTCTCAGAACGACTTGAACTTTAACCGTGTTCAGCAGGCTCTCTATATCACTGGTACTTTCGACAACCCCGTTTGTCGTGACACCAGCGGTGGCTGTGTGCCATGGAACATCTTCACACGTAATGCAGACGGTTCAACTGCAGTTACTGACGAAGCAGCTGCGTTCATCTCAGGTGTTGGTATCGTAACTGGTGAGACTGAGCAGACTGTATTCGGCGGCACCATCGAAGGTGACCTCACTAGCATGGGTATCAAGAGCCCAATGGCAGACTCTGGTCTGACAGGTCTGGTTGGTTTCGAATACCGCGAAGATATGCTGGCTCGTTTGTCAGATGACATCTCCAAGATCTCAGGCGGACGTGGTCTGACTGGTACTGGTGGTGCGACTCTGCCAATCGCGGGTGAGATTGAAGTTGAAGAAGTGTTCATGGAGCTTTCGTTGCCACTCATCACGGGTGCGCCAATGGCTCAAGAACTCGGTCTGACAGCGGGTTATCGTTACTCTGATTACACCACTAACGGTAACGGTGTATCTAACTCGTTCGACGCAGACACTTACTTCGCTGGTATCAGCTGGGCGCCAAACGACGAAGTTCGTTTCCGTATCAACCAAGCTGTTGCGATTCGTGCACCAAACGTGTTCGACCTCTACGTAGGTATCAACACAGGTCTTGTTGAGCTGGCACCTGTTAACGGTGACGGTGACCCATGTTCAGGACCAACGCCTACTGCTTCACAGCAGGCATGTGCGAACACAGGTCTTTCTGCATCTCAGTACGGTTCAGTTGACCCAAGTGCTGCTGGTCAGTTCAACCTGATCACTGGTGGTAACCCTAACCTCGTTGCTGAGGAAAGTGAGACAACTACCTTCGGTGTTGTTATCACGCCAAGCATGATCGAGAACCTCTCTATTGCTATTGACTACTTCGACATCGAAGTGACCGACGCAATTGGTTCAGTTCCTGCGCAGACTTCACTGGATCGCTGTCTTGAGACAGGTGACCCAGCGTTCTGTGCGAACGTTCGTCGTGACACAGCGGGTACTCTCCACCTACTCAACGAAGCACCAGACGGTGGCCTCGCGGGTATCAGTACTCAGAACGTAAACGTTGCGACATTCGCAACAGAAGGTGTCGACGTTAACATCACTTACTCATACGACTTGAGCGATATGGGTACGATTAACTTCGACTACGCTGCTACGTTCCTGGATACAAACTACTCGATTGCTATCCCAGGTGATAACAAGGTTGAGTGTGCTGGTGCTTACGCAGGTCCATGTGGTCTGCCTGCTCCTGAGTACAACCACCGCTTCCTAGCGACTTGGGTAACTCCATACGACGTAGTTGTTTCTGCAACATGGCGTCACATTGGCGAGACAGACCTCTACGGTCTGGACGACCCACAGGGTTACCTCGAAGACGCAATGGAAGAGCGTAACTACCTCGACTTGGCGGCTACTTATGACGTCAATGAGAACGTGAGCCTGCGCTTCGGTGCGAACAATGTCCTAGGTGATGATGCACCTGTAACTACCTCTTCAGGTACTGGTACAGGTAACAACAACACTTACCCAGGTCTGTTCGACGTGAGCACATACCTGTTCGCAGGTGTAACAGTTAAGTTCTAA